One window from the genome of Myripristis murdjan chromosome 6, fMyrMur1.1, whole genome shotgun sequence encodes:
- the LOC115360211 gene encoding SIN3-HDAC complex-associated factor-like produces MFGFHKPKMYRSLDGCCICRAKSSSSRFTDSKRYEKDFRSCFGLCETRSGEICNACVLLVKRWKKLPVGSKKNWNHVVDARGGPSLKITARPKKIKSISKKARPSQISRLQKELKRNNSDAHSTTSSASPAQSPSYSNLSDEGSDSELSPGSSRSPVFSFLDLTYWKRQKVCCGIIYKGRFGEVLIDPHLFKPCCRKKQRRQQQEEEEGYEEEEDDEEEVEVEEGRAGEEEEEVKGEQSQMEEEAKEPPTCEESTAAPQLCVTMTTPPAKSGAAEEEW; encoded by the exons ATGTTTGGCTTTCATAAGCCGAAAATGTACAGGAGTTTGGACGGCTGCTGCATCTGCCGCGCCAAATCATCAAGCTCTCGTTTCACGGACAGCAAGCGGTATGAGAAAGACTTCAGGAGCTGTTTCGG GTTGTGTGAAACGCGATCTGGAGAAATTTGTAATGCCTGTGTGCTCCTTGTGAAGAGATGGAAAAAACTCCCTGTGGGGTCCAAGAAGAACTGGAATCAT GTGGTTGATGCGAGAGGAGGTCCAAGCCTAAAGATAACTGCCAGGCCAAAGAAGATAAAGTCCATCTCCAAGAAGGCGAGGCCGAGCCAGATCAGCAGGCTGCAGAAAGAGCTTAAAAGAAACA ATTCAGATGCTCACAGCACCACGTCCAGCGCCTCTCCGGCTCAGTCTCCCAGCTACAGCAACCTGTCCGACGAGGGCTCTGACTCCGAGCTCAGCCCTGGGTCCAGCCGCTCTCCAGTTTTCTCCTTCCTGGATCTCACATACTGGAAGAG GCAAAAGGTGTGCTGTGGAATCATCTACAAGGGCCGTTTTGGGGAGGTTCTCATCGACCCTCATCTGTTCAAGCCCTGCTGCCGCAAGaagcagcggcggcagcagcaggaagaggaagagggctacgaggaggaggaggacgacgaggaggaggtagaggtaGAGGAGGGGCgggcgggggaggaggaggaggaggtgaaaggaGAGCAGTCGCAGATGGAAGAGGAAGCGAAGGAGCCGCCAACCTGCGAGGAAAGCACAGCTGCTCCACAGCTATGTGTTACCATGACGACGCCTCCGGCCAAGAGCGGGGCGGCAGAAGAGGAGTGGTAA